The window GAATGAAATTACAGGGCCGGTAATTTTAAAATTCGAATCATTTGAAGAAAAGATGGCAGGCAGGTGCAGCCGCGCCAGGATCATGCAGCAGGCAATTCATCCATGCAAGGACTGTTTAAACAGGCAGACTTTTGGAGGATTTATGGCTGCATCGGTTTATCATATCGGTAAGCATGAATCAATTGATGAAGAGTATGAGAAAATACTTAACTGGGCGGCTAAACGAGGTTATAAATGTGGGAAAGAAAGCTTTGAACGGTATGTGGTGGATTACTGGACCACCAGAGATCCGGCTGAATTTGTTTCAGAAGTAATTGTTCCCATATACAGAGATTAAGGGAGCATATGGAATCGGCTGGCTTCCCCGGATACGGCGTTTTAAAAGGACGCTGAACCGGGGGAGCCCTTTTGTTTTTCCGGAGGTGGCAGCTGCTCCCAATATTTGGAGCATAAAAAAGTTTAAAAACCGGTTGACATTCCCCATAGGGGGAAGATCTATACTAAATGCATAGAAAAACACAAAGCGATTCCGTAAAATTAGTAACATTAACTGGCGTGATGTGTTTTCTAACGTTTTCAGCTGAACGTAAAGAAAAAAGCAGAGAAACAGGCTAACATGAATTTTGTGCAGTATTCAAATGGGGAAGGAAAACTTAGATGACAGAAGCACGAAAAAAATTTAAAGCAATTGGCATATCAACAGGCTTGGTATCCGGACTTATGTATGGGTTATATACCACATTCGTTTTGATCGCAGGTTATTACAAGCCGCTTGCCGGGGCAGTGGGATTGTTTGCTGCTCCCTATGTAACCTCAGGCCTGAATGATTTATTTGCAGGTCTCTGGCTGACCGCTTATAACGTAAAGACCGGAAGGATCCGGGAGATCGGAAGAAGCATAAGCCTGTTCACGGGAAAAATTATCCTGATCGGCTCTCTGGTAGGCGGCCCCATAGCAAGCGGTGCCTATCTGATGGGACTGGCCATGGCAGGAGCCTATGCCATACCAATCTCCGCCATGTACATTCTCTTTGGAGCGTTGTTTGCAAGGATTTTCTTAAAACAGAAAATCGTTCCCAGAGTCGGCATTGGAATGGTGATCTGTGTGGTGGGAGCCATAGTCATTAACTGGGTAAAGCCGGAAGGAAGCACGAATTTTACCCTTGGAATCATCTGCGCCTTTGTTGCGGCCATAGGCTGGGCTTTGGAAGGCGTGTTCGCGGCTTACGGAAGTGCCATGCTGGATACTGATGTGGTGATCAACATCCGCCAGCTTTTATCAGGTATTGTGGATCTGTTTGTTATTTTGCCGATTGCAGGAGGAATGGGACTTTTAAAAGGCACTCTTTTTTCCCTGCCACCGGTTTTGTGGCTGGTGATCGCCGGATTTTGTGCCGCAGTATCCTATTTGTGCTGGTATAAATCCAACAGCACGGTTGGCTGTGCCATGGGAATGTCACTGAATATTACCTACGCATTCTGGGGTGTGCTGTTTTGTATCCTGTTTTTAAAACAGCCTGTGACCCCGACCATAATCATTGGTTCCATTATTATCATTCTGGGCGCGGTTTTAGTATCCGTGGACCCATTTGAACTGCTCATGAAAAAGGAGGAAGTAAGCAATGAAATTTGATGCATTAGGAATGATCGAAACAAAGGGCCTGATCGGTTCTATTGAAGCTGCAGATGCAATGGTGAAGGCAGCAAACGTAACTCTGGTAGGAAAAGAATTTGTAGGCGGCGGTCTTGTTACCGTTATGGTAAGAGGCGATGTAGGTGCTGTAAAGGCAGCTACCGATGCAGGCGCGGCAGCTGCCCAGAGAGTTGGAGAACTGGTTTCCGTTCATGTAATCCCTCGTCCTCACGCAGAGGTTGAAATCATTCTTCCAAAAGACAAGAAGGAGAATAAATAATGAGTAACCAAGGAATGACATCTGCATCCGCGGATGCACAAATGGCAGCAGTTAACAAAAAATTCAGGACGACCGGAATGACAACCGGTGCATTATCCGGACTTACATACGGAATCTATACCGTACTTGTGCTGGTGGCCGGATATTATGAACCCCTTGTCAGTGCGGCAGGACTTTTGGCAGGACCATATGTGTGCTCCGGCTTAAACGATCTTTTCGCAGGAATTTGGCTGACTGTTTATAATGCAAAAAGCGGCCGTATCCGTGAGATGGGAAGAAGTCTTCATACATTCCCTGGTAAAATGATCGTCATCGGATCCCTTCTTGGCGGTCCCATAGCAAATGGCGCGTATCTGGTAGGCCTTGCAATGGCCGGTGCCTATGCGATTCCGATTTCCGCATTATGCAGCTTGTTCGGAGCCATTTTTGCATGGATCTTCCTAAAACAGAAAATTACCAAGAGAGTTATGCTGGGTATGCTGGTATGCGTAGCCGGTGCCATCATCATCAACTGGACAAAGCCGGAAGGCAGTGACAACTTTACACTGGGAATTATATTCTCCTTTATTGCGGCAATCTGCTGGGCTTTAGAAGGCGTATTTGCCACTTACGGCGGCGCCATGATTGACACTGATGTGGCAGTTAACTTACGCCAGCTGATTTCCGGTGTTGTGGATTTATTCGTGATCCTGCCTATCGTTGGAGGAATGGGACTTCTGGGCGGAACACTTTTTGCAGGAATTCCGGCAATCTGGCTTGCAGTATCCGGCTTAAGTGCCGCAGTGTCATTCCTCTGCTGGTATAAGAGCAACTCCACTGTCGGCTGTGCCGTGGGAATGTCCTTAAATGTAACCTATGCGTTCTGGGGAGTTTTCTTCTGTATCCTGTTTTTAGGACAGGCAGTGACCCCTACGATTGTAATCGGCTCTATTGTAATCGTGTTCGGTGCGATTCTGGTAACCATGAATCCGCTGGATTTATTCAGGAAAGGGGAATAAAGAAATGTTATTACCTGCAAGAACAGCAGTTTTAAATTATTTGTATGGGGTAAAAAATGCGGATATCGGCCAGATCATGGAGGCATTAAAACCTCTTTACGGCGGAGAACGCCAGTTTACCAAGGATCGTTATCTGGATCATGTCATGTCTTTAGAGGCAAATGGCATGGTCAGCTTATGCGGCTATGATCTGGATCAGAACGGAGAACTGCGTATGTGTTATGAAATTAACGATGACGGAAGAAGCGCGGTTGACAAATACGTGGATAAGAAATACCGCAAATAAAAAGAGGAGGTTTACAAAGGTGAGATATTACGGAGATGAAGCGTTAGGGCTTGTAGAGACTGTCGGACTGGTTCCGGCACTGGAAGCTGCAGACAAAATGCTTAAGGCAGCGGATGTAGAATTGATTTCCTATGAAAACGTAGGTTCCACCCTGGTGACCATCATGGTAAAGGGTGATGTGGCAGCAGTACGCTCCTCTGTAGATGCAGGTGCAGAAGCGGCGGCAGCCATCGGCAAGATGACTGCAAAAAACGTGATGCCAAGGCCGATCAAAGAGGTCGGAGACATTGTGTCCGTGCACGATATTGACGCATAGAGAAAGGAAAACAGGATATGGAAAGATATGAAGCCATAGGTGCGATAGAAACATTTGGTCTGGTATTTGTTCTCGAAGCGGCTGATGCAATGTGCAAGGCGGCAGATGTGGAACTGGTGGGTTATGAAAATGTAGCTTCCGGTTATATTTCTGTTCTGGTACGGGGAGACGTAGGAGCCTGCAAAACGGCTGTGGAAGCCGGTATCAAGGCGGTAAAGGATATGGGAGCGGAAGTTTACAGCTCAATCGTGATTCCAAGACCTCATCCCCACCTTGAAAAAATTATCAGACGATATGCCTTAATAACTGCTCCGGTACAGGAATAGCAGGCATCCCGGATGAAGGGAGAATAGGAAATGAGTTTTGTAGATAAAGACTTGCTCTCCATACAGGAGGCAAGGATTTTAATGGAAGGTGCACGGGAAGCCAGAAAGACCATGCTTACCTTTCCTCAGGAAAAGCTTGATCTCATTACCGGCACCCTTGCGGCGGCAGCAAAGGAACTGGCAGAGGAACTGGCGGTCATGTCCGCAGAAGAAACCGGATATGGACGTTACCAGGATAAGTACGTGAAAAATACCTTTGTCTGCAATTTTCTTCCGGAGCGCTTAAAGGATATGAGGTGCGTCGGCATCCTGGAAGAAGACTCCCGGTCAAAAACTATGAAAGTAGGCGTTCCTGTGGGCGTGATTGCTGCCCTGACACCGGCAGTGAGTCCGGTTTCTACGGCGATTTACAACGTACTGACAGCCGTTAAGTCGGGCAATCCCATTGTGATCGCTCCTCATGAAAGGGCAAGTAAGGTAACCGGCAGACTCCTTGACCGGCTCATGGAAGCAGGAATATCCTGCGGACTTCCGGAAGGAGCCATCGGGTATTTAAAGACAGTGACAAGGGCGGGAGCCCTGGAGCTGATCCGTCACCCGGCAGCAGCCATGGTGGTCAACACCGGAGTTCCTGAGCTTTGCCGGGAGGCAGCAGAAAGCGGAAAGCCTTATATTTACGGCGGTACGGGAAACGGACCGGTCTTTGTGGAACGGACTGCCGATGTAAGACAGGCAGTAGAGGATATCATTGCCAGCCGCACCTTTGATTACGGCATCGTGTCTGCGGCCGAGCAGTATATGGTGGTAGACAGCCTTATTGCCGCAGAGGTAAAGGCTGAAATGATAAAGAACGGAGCTCACTTCATGAATGAGGAAGAGGAGAAAAAGCTGATTGAACTCCTCTGCCTGGAAAGCGGGAAGCCGGATACGGAAATTATGGGAAGGCCTGCGGCAGAGCTTGCGGACAGGGCAGGATTTACAGTGCTTAAGACCACAACAGTGCTGGTTTCTGAGCAGAAGTATATTTCTGAGAAGAATCCCTTTGCAAAAGAGCTTTTGTGTCCTGTATTGGCTTATTACATCGAAAATGACTGGATGCACGCCTGTGAAAAATGCATGAGCCTTCTTGTAAATGAAAGCCATGGACATACCCTGGTGATCCATTCCAGGGATGAGGAAGTAATACGCCAGTTCGCCTTAAAGAAGCCGGTGGGCAGAGTTCTTGTCAATACTCCCGCCACTTTGGGCAGCATGGGAGCCACCACCAACCTGTTTCCTGCCATGACCTTAGGAAGCATTACGGCCGGCGCCGGAATCACGGCTGACAACGTCTCACCTATGAACTTCATTTACATACGGAGTGTGGGATATGGCGTCCGGGGAGCCAGGGAGTTCCTTGGGACGGCAGAGAAAGCTTCAGGCGGATATGAGAAAGCTCTTAAGACAAAGGGAAACTGTGAAGATGCAAAAGAGCTCCTTAAGCAGATTTTGGAAGCCTTGTCAAAAGAGCTGGATGATAAATGTTGAAAGAAAAGCGTCTTTCAACCTTGAATTTGTGAATCAACTGGATATGCAAGCAAATCCGCTTGATTCATTAGGTGGTAAATAATTGAAAGAGAGGGAAATCAGATTGGATATTCGTGAATTTTCAAATAAATTTGTGGAAGCAACGAAGAACATGACACCGGAAGAAAGAGCTTCCCTGATGAAAATGTTTGAAACTGTTTCTGATGAAATCAACAAAAAAGAACCTTCATCTCAGGCAGCAGCATGCTGTGAGGGAGGTACAGAGGTACCGGAAGGGATTACTTCAAGACTTCAGAAATTAAAAGATAATTACTTAACACATAAGCCATCTATTACAACCTACCGTGCGCGGGCCATTACCAAGATTGCAAAAGAAAATCCCGGCATGCCAAAGATCATGCTTCGTGCAAAATGCTTCCGTTACTGCTGTGAGACTGCGCCCCTGGTCATTCAGGATAATGAGCTTATCGTAGGTGCTCCCTGCGGCGCTCCCCGTGCAGGTGCATTCTCCCCGGATATCGCATGGAGATGGATGGTAGATGAGATCGATACCATCGGCACACGTCCTCAGGATCCCTTCTATATTTCTGAAGAAGACAAGAAAATCATGAAAGAAGAGCTGTTCCCATACTGGTCCGGCAAATCGGTTGATGAGTATTGTGAGGATCAGTACCGTGAAGCAGGGGTATGGGAATTATCAGGGGAATCCTTTGTATCTGACTGCTCCTACCATGCCATCAACGGCGGCGGTGACTCCAACCCGGGCTATGATGTGATTCTTATGAAGAAGGGCATGCTGGACATTCAGCAGGAAGCCAAGGATCATTTAAAGGAACTGGATTATGAGAATCCTGATGATATTGAGAAGATTTATTTCTACAAATCCATTATCGATACCACAGAAGGCGTTATGATCTATGCAAAAAGACTTTCTGAGTATGCAGCTGAGCTTGCAGCAAAGGAAACCAATCCAAAGCGTAAGGAAGAGCTGTTAAAGATCTCTGAAGTAAATGCTTACGTTCCTGCACACAAGCCCAGAACCTTCTGGGAAGCGATCCAGGCCGTATGGACCATTGAATCCCTGCTCGTAGTAGAAGAAAACCAGACCGGTATGTCCATCGGACGTGTGGACCAGTATATGTATCCATTCTACAAAGATGATATCGAATCCGGACGTATGAATGATTTCCAGGCATTTGAGCTTGCAGGCTGTATGCTGATCAAAATGTCTGAGATGATGTGGATCACCAGCGAAGGCGGTTCCAAATTCTTTGCAGGATACCAGCCCTTTGTAAACATGTGTGTAGGCGGCGTGACCCGCAGCGGACACGATGCCACCAATGATTTAACTTACTTACTTATGGATGCAGTACGTCATGTAAAGATTTACCAGCCGTCTCTTGCATGCCGTATCCACAACAAGTCCCCGAAAAAGTACATGAAAAAGATCGTGGATGTGGTTCGTTCCGGTATGGGATTCCCTGCATGCCATTTTGACGATGCCCACATCAAGATGATGCTTGCAAAAGGCGTATCCATTGAAGATGCACGTGATTACTGCCTCATGGGCTGCGTAGAGCCTCAGAAGTCCGGCCGTCTGTATCAGTG of the Lacrimispora indolis DSM 755 genome contains:
- a CDS encoding aldehyde dehydrogenase family protein yields the protein MSFVDKDLLSIQEARILMEGAREARKTMLTFPQEKLDLITGTLAAAAKELAEELAVMSAEETGYGRYQDKYVKNTFVCNFLPERLKDMRCVGILEEDSRSKTMKVGVPVGVIAALTPAVSPVSTAIYNVLTAVKSGNPIVIAPHERASKVTGRLLDRLMEAGISCGLPEGAIGYLKTVTRAGALELIRHPAAAMVVNTGVPELCREAAESGKPYIYGGTGNGPVFVERTADVRQAVEDIIASRTFDYGIVSAAEQYMVVDSLIAAEVKAEMIKNGAHFMNEEEEKKLIELLCLESGKPDTEIMGRPAAELADRAGFTVLKTTTVLVSEQKYISEKNPFAKELLCPVLAYYIENDWMHACEKCMSLLVNESHGHTLVIHSRDEEVIRQFALKKPVGRVLVNTPATLGSMGATTNLFPAMTLGSITAGAGITADNVSPMNFIYIRSVGYGVRGAREFLGTAEKASGGYEKALKTKGNCEDAKELLKQILEALSKELDDKC
- a CDS encoding BMC domain-containing protein — encoded protein: MRYYGDEALGLVETVGLVPALEAADKMLKAADVELISYENVGSTLVTIMVKGDVAAVRSSVDAGAEAAAAIGKMTAKNVMPRPIKEVGDIVSVHDIDA
- a CDS encoding DMT family transporter; translated protein: MSNQGMTSASADAQMAAVNKKFRTTGMTTGALSGLTYGIYTVLVLVAGYYEPLVSAAGLLAGPYVCSGLNDLFAGIWLTVYNAKSGRIREMGRSLHTFPGKMIVIGSLLGGPIANGAYLVGLAMAGAYAIPISALCSLFGAIFAWIFLKQKITKRVMLGMLVCVAGAIIINWTKPEGSDNFTLGIIFSFIAAICWALEGVFATYGGAMIDTDVAVNLRQLISGVVDLFVILPIVGGMGLLGGTLFAGIPAIWLAVSGLSAAVSFLCWYKSNSTVGCAVGMSLNVTYAFWGVFFCILFLGQAVTPTIVIGSIVIVFGAILVTMNPLDLFRKGE
- a CDS encoding BMC domain-containing protein, which encodes MERYEAIGAIETFGLVFVLEAADAMCKAADVELVGYENVASGYISVLVRGDVGACKTAVEAGIKAVKDMGAEVYSSIVIPRPHPHLEKIIRRYALITAPVQE
- a CDS encoding DMT family transporter; amino-acid sequence: MTEARKKFKAIGISTGLVSGLMYGLYTTFVLIAGYYKPLAGAVGLFAAPYVTSGLNDLFAGLWLTAYNVKTGRIREIGRSISLFTGKIILIGSLVGGPIASGAYLMGLAMAGAYAIPISAMYILFGALFARIFLKQKIVPRVGIGMVICVVGAIVINWVKPEGSTNFTLGIICAFVAAIGWALEGVFAAYGSAMLDTDVVINIRQLLSGIVDLFVILPIAGGMGLLKGTLFSLPPVLWLVIAGFCAAVSYLCWYKSNSTVGCAMGMSLNITYAFWGVLFCILFLKQPVTPTIIIGSIIIILGAVLVSVDPFELLMKKEEVSNEI
- the cutC gene encoding choline trimethylamine-lyase, with protein sequence MKEREIRLDIREFSNKFVEATKNMTPEERASLMKMFETVSDEINKKEPSSQAAACCEGGTEVPEGITSRLQKLKDNYLTHKPSITTYRARAITKIAKENPGMPKIMLRAKCFRYCCETAPLVIQDNELIVGAPCGAPRAGAFSPDIAWRWMVDEIDTIGTRPQDPFYISEEDKKIMKEELFPYWSGKSVDEYCEDQYREAGVWELSGESFVSDCSYHAINGGGDSNPGYDVILMKKGMLDIQQEAKDHLKELDYENPDDIEKIYFYKSIIDTTEGVMIYAKRLSEYAAELAAKETNPKRKEELLKISEVNAYVPAHKPRTFWEAIQAVWTIESLLVVEENQTGMSIGRVDQYMYPFYKDDIESGRMNDFQAFELAGCMLIKMSEMMWITSEGGSKFFAGYQPFVNMCVGGVTRSGHDATNDLTYLLMDAVRHVKIYQPSLACRIHNKSPKKYMKKIVDVVRSGMGFPACHFDDAHIKMMLAKGVSIEDARDYCLMGCVEPQKSGRLYQWTSTAYTQWPICIELVLNHGAPLWYGKQVCPDMGDLSNFKTYEEFEAAVKEEIKYITKWTDVATVISQRVHRDLAPKPLMSIMYEGCMEKARDVSAGGAMYNFGPGVVWSGLATYADSMAAIKKLVFEEKKYTLEQLNQALKADFVGYDQIRTDCLNAPKYGNDDDYADLIAADLVDFTEHEHRKYKTLYSVLSHGTLSISNNTPFGQMTGASANGRNAWLPLSDGISPTQGADFKGPTAIIKSVSKMSNDSMNIGMVHNFKIMAGLLDTPEGEESLITLLRTACMFGNGEMQFNYLDNDTLVKAQKAPELYRDLIVRVAGYSAFFVELCKDVQDEIISRTMLTHF
- the eutM gene encoding ethanolamine utilization microcompartment protein EutM; this encodes MKFDALGMIETKGLIGSIEAADAMVKAANVTLVGKEFVGGGLVTVMVRGDVGAVKAATDAGAAAAQRVGELVSVHVIPRPHAEVEIILPKDKKENK